A window of the Acidimicrobiales bacterium genome harbors these coding sequences:
- the mce gene encoding methylmalonyl-CoA epimerase, whose amino-acid sequence MQLTAIDHIAIAVRDLEAAIAYYQEAFGAEVHHREIVESDGVEEALVKVGESYIQLTAATRPDSPIAISIEKRGEGLHHVGYRVENCQEALDQMVAAGAKAIDQAPRPGSRGTTVAFVHPKGSFGTLIELVQE is encoded by the coding sequence ATGCAACTCACCGCCATCGACCACATCGCCATCGCCGTGCGCGACCTCGAGGCCGCAATCGCCTACTACCAGGAGGCCTTCGGGGCCGAAGTCCATCATCGCGAGATCGTCGAGAGCGACGGTGTCGAGGAGGCGCTGGTGAAGGTGGGCGAGTCCTACATCCAGCTGACCGCCGCCACCCGACCCGATTCCCCCATCGCCATCTCGATCGAGAAGCGAGGCGAGGGACTCCACCATGTTGGCTATCGGGTCGAGAACTGCCAGGAAGCGCTCGACCAGATGGTCGCGGCCGGAGCGAAGGCGATCGATCAGGCGCCCCGACCGGGTTCGCGTGGCACCACCGTTGCCTTCGTGCATCCGAAGGGCAGCTTCGGGACACTGATCGAACTCGTCCAGGAGTAA
- the ccrA gene encoding crotonyl-CoA carboxylase/reductase: protein MHDFREAIENDASPEELAALPIPESYRAAYVQRSDAAMFEGMESNDKDPRQSIHVGEVPTPELAPDEVYVAVMASSINFNTVWTSIFEPLPTFGFLDRLGRESQWGARHALDHHVIGSDGSGVVLRTGSAVRNWKVGDKVTIHCNYVDDQDPDAHRDSMHAANQRIWGFETNFGGLADLTVVKANQLMPKPAHLTWEESAVNALCAATSYRMLVSTNAAGMKQGDTVLVWGATGGLGGYAIQLVLNGGGYPIGVVSSPDKAELLNQMGCEAVIDRRAENYQFWSDPHTQDESEWRRFGKRIRELVGDDPDIVFEHPGRQTMGASVFATKRGGTVVTCAATSGYMIEYDNRHLWMKLKRIVSSHFANYAEAWEMNKLIDRGAIQPILSAVHDLDHVGDAAYQVHHNQHEGKLGVLCLASGEGQGITDQAKRERIGEDKITMFRRHADSLK from the coding sequence ATGCATGACTTCCGTGAAGCCATAGAGAACGACGCCAGCCCCGAAGAGCTTGCCGCACTTCCGATCCCCGAGAGCTATCGGGCCGCCTACGTCCAACGCAGCGACGCTGCGATGTTCGAGGGCATGGAGTCCAACGACAAAGATCCCCGCCAATCGATCCACGTCGGCGAGGTGCCGACGCCGGAGCTGGCCCCCGACGAGGTCTATGTCGCCGTGATGGCGAGCTCGATCAATTTCAACACGGTCTGGACCTCGATCTTCGAGCCGCTGCCCACCTTCGGCTTCCTCGACCGTCTCGGCCGAGAGAGCCAGTGGGGCGCACGCCACGCCCTCGATCACCACGTGATTGGCTCCGATGGCTCCGGCGTGGTCCTGCGCACCGGGTCGGCCGTCCGCAACTGGAAGGTGGGCGACAAGGTCACGATCCACTGCAACTACGTCGACGACCAAGACCCCGACGCCCACCGCGACTCGATGCACGCCGCCAACCAGCGCATCTGGGGATTCGAGACCAACTTCGGCGGCCTGGCCGATCTCACGGTCGTGAAGGCCAACCAGCTCATGCCGAAGCCGGCGCACCTCACGTGGGAGGAGTCGGCGGTCAACGCGCTCTGCGCCGCCACGAGTTACCGCATGCTCGTGTCCACCAACGCTGCCGGCATGAAGCAGGGCGACACCGTGCTCGTTTGGGGTGCCACCGGTGGTCTCGGCGGCTACGCCATCCAGTTGGTCCTCAACGGTGGCGGCTACCCGATCGGCGTCGTGTCCTCTCCCGACAAGGCCGAACTCCTCAACCAGATGGGTTGTGAGGCCGTCATCGATCGACGGGCCGAGAACTACCAGTTCTGGTCCGACCCGCACACCCAGGACGAGAGCGAGTGGCGCCGCTTCGGCAAGCGCATCCGTGAACTCGTCGGCGATGATCCCGACATCGTGTTCGAACACCCGGGGCGCCAGACCATGGGTGCGTCGGTGTTCGCGACCAAGCGTGGCGGCACCGTGGTCACCTGCGCCGCCACCTCGGGCTACATGATCGAATACGACAACCGCCACCTCTGGATGAAGCTGAAGCGGATCGTGTCGAGCCACTTCGCCAACTACGCCGAGGCGTGGGAGATGAACAAGCTGATCGACCGGGGCGCAATCCAGCCCATCCTGTCGGCGGTCCACGATCTCGATCACGTCGGCGATGCGGCCTACCAGGTGCATCACAACCAGCACGAGGGCAAGCTCGGCGTGCTCTGCCTGGCGTCGGGTGAGGGCCAGGGCATCACCGACCAGGCCAAGCGTGAGCGCATTGGCGAGGACAAGATCACCATGTTCCGCCGCCACGCCGATTCACTGAAGTAG
- a CDS encoding DivIVA domain-containing protein, with protein MVLRPEDIEQREFGSALRGFDKAEVRAFLRRVAGEVRYLEAEVDAARGGAPATERPSSDLELPRVDTRPAPPTLAPRIDDLPARDLPDLGAPGTRLPEPVATPPAALSGSSPEIEADRFGVLGDRIANLLRDAQETAEQVRNQANADAAQTRAEAMAASDEIRSSADDYATQTRSEAAAAADELRTSAESYSIEVRAAADTDAASMRAAAEEALANAQAEAAEIREHALADATELRTRAAAELDAARAEAGQTISQAETEAVTLRQQAIDDGVASLSSREQAVTESEAQVAAEREQALAELSDARAQVSTLLQEARAQSEFIRQESEEIIRTKVRANMEQAQRRIDMLRTTETASKDRIAAARKELESALARLDAEPVPGLPAGTEDLVLEEAQQVALGQVGHEAAAAEPAAGGDEFADANIIEAGLVESSFEAGSFEAESFESSAYEAAGYDEIDPDAVDAASAAADAFEAAAAADDGGMTAEAVIESLGEAPADTDADAPGMVDLPAPEAITPPPPPPGFGPSEHGGNFFTRSEGAIPPPPPPPGFDAPVGIDAPVFDTGSNDPGAVIDPLEGLIPDENEGAPTLEYAVEAGGDSLDAADSGSSDALADIDTPENEDALAKLVREAMQRAVDSARGNQN; from the coding sequence GTGGTTTTGCGTCCCGAAGACATCGAACAACGTGAGTTCGGCTCCGCATTGCGCGGGTTCGACAAAGCCGAGGTGCGAGCGTTCCTGCGCCGTGTCGCCGGCGAAGTCCGATACCTCGAGGCCGAGGTCGACGCCGCACGCGGTGGCGCACCTGCCACCGAGCGGCCGTCGAGCGACCTCGAGCTGCCCCGTGTCGACACCCGCCCGGCCCCGCCCACGCTCGCTCCGCGAATCGACGACCTCCCTGCTCGTGATCTGCCCGACCTCGGGGCTCCTGGCACCCGCCTTCCCGAGCCCGTCGCCACGCCGCCGGCGGCGTTGAGCGGCTCGTCGCCCGAGATCGAGGCCGACCGCTTCGGTGTGCTGGGCGATCGCATCGCCAACTTGTTGCGTGACGCCCAGGAGACCGCCGAACAGGTGCGGAACCAGGCGAACGCCGACGCTGCCCAGACTCGCGCCGAGGCGATGGCCGCCAGCGACGAGATCCGCTCGAGTGCCGACGACTACGCCACGCAGACTCGCAGCGAAGCAGCAGCCGCCGCCGATGAACTCCGCACCTCTGCCGAGAGCTACTCGATCGAGGTCCGCGCCGCCGCCGACACCGACGCCGCCTCCATGCGTGCTGCCGCCGAGGAGGCGCTGGCCAATGCGCAGGCCGAAGCCGCCGAGATCCGCGAGCACGCCCTGGCCGACGCCACCGAGCTCCGCACCCGGGCCGCCGCCGAACTCGACGCTGCTCGCGCCGAGGCCGGGCAGACCATCAGCCAGGCCGAAACCGAAGCCGTCACCCTCCGCCAGCAGGCGATCGACGACGGCGTTGCGAGCCTCAGCTCCCGTGAGCAGGCCGTCACCGAATCCGAAGCCCAGGTTGCCGCCGAGCGAGAGCAGGCGCTCGCCGAACTCTCTGACGCTCGTGCGCAAGTCTCGACCCTGTTGCAGGAAGCTCGGGCCCAGTCGGAGTTCATCCGCCAGGAGTCCGAAGAGATCATTCGCACCAAGGTGCGAGCCAACATGGAGCAGGCGCAGCGTCGCATCGACATGCTGCGAACCACCGAGACCGCCTCGAAGGACCGCATCGCTGCCGCTCGCAAGGAGCTCGAGAGTGCACTTGCTCGGCTCGACGCCGAGCCGGTCCCCGGCCTCCCCGCCGGGACCGAAGACCTGGTGCTCGAAGAAGCACAGCAGGTGGCGCTCGGTCAGGTCGGCCACGAGGCGGCTGCCGCCGAGCCTGCCGCTGGTGGCGACGAGTTCGCCGATGCGAACATCATCGAGGCCGGTCTTGTCGAGTCGTCGTTCGAAGCCGGATCATTCGAGGCCGAGTCATTCGAGTCGTCCGCCTACGAAGCTGCCGGCTATGACGAGATCGACCCCGACGCTGTCGATGCCGCTTCCGCTGCCGCCGACGCCTTTGAAGCAGCGGCCGCTGCCGACGATGGCGGCATGACCGCCGAAGCCGTGATCGAGTCGCTCGGTGAGGCTCCCGCCGACACCGACGCCGATGCTCCGGGCATGGTGGACCTGCCGGCTCCCGAGGCGATCACGCCGCCGCCTCCTCCCCCCGGTTTCGGTCCGTCCGAGCACGGTGGCAACTTCTTCACCCGCAGTGAAGGTGCGATTCCGCCCCCGCCCCCTCCTCCGGGCTTCGACGCCCCCGTCGGTATCGACGCCCCCGTCTTCGACACCGGCTCGAACGACCCCGGTGCCGTGATCGATCCGCTCGAGGGTTTGATCCCCGACGAGAACGAAGGCGCTCCGACGCTCGAGTACGCCGTCGAGGCGGGCGGTGACTCGCTTGACGCCGCCGATTCCGGGTCGTCCGATGCCCTCGCCGACATCGACACCCCGGAGAACGAGGACGCACTGGCCAAGCTTGTGCGTGAAGCGATGCAGCGGGCCGTCGACAGCGCTCGAGGCAACCAGAACTGA
- a CDS encoding acetyl-CoA C-acetyltransferase has product MATSSEGSYIVAGARTPIGKLSGSLAGFPGTELGGFAIAAALERAGISGDDVDYVYMGQVLQAGAGQITARQAAVNGGIPMTVPSSTINKVCLSGLNTIFLGHQLIQAGLADVVVAGGMESMTNAPYLLPGARAGYRAGDKTVVDSMMFDGLFCSFDVCAMGAGTEKYAASAGLSRESQDAFSAQSHARAAAAIKNGLFDDEIVTVEVPQRRGDPLTVSVDEGVRVDTTAESLAGLRPAFDASGNITAGNASQISDGASAVVMMSKAKAESVGVTPLGEVVGYGQIAGPDTSLLTQPSRAIVDALERSSLTLSDLGLFELNEAFAAVGLAAMADLGISDDVVNVNGGAIALGHPIGASGNRLALTLLHEMRRSDVDYGAAALCGGGGQGDAVLLKSVK; this is encoded by the coding sequence ATGGCCACGTCATCAGAAGGTTCCTACATCGTTGCCGGGGCACGAACCCCGATCGGCAAGCTGAGCGGCTCGCTCGCCGGCTTCCCCGGCACCGAACTCGGCGGCTTCGCCATCGCCGCGGCGCTCGAGCGGGCCGGGATCAGCGGCGACGATGTCGACTACGTCTACATGGGCCAGGTGCTCCAGGCCGGTGCCGGGCAGATCACCGCCCGTCAGGCGGCGGTCAACGGGGGGATCCCCATGACCGTGCCGTCGTCCACCATCAACAAGGTGTGTCTTTCCGGCCTCAACACGATCTTCCTCGGGCACCAGTTGATCCAGGCTGGGCTGGCCGACGTGGTCGTTGCCGGCGGCATGGAGTCCATGACCAACGCTCCCTACCTGCTCCCGGGTGCCCGGGCCGGGTATCGAGCGGGCGACAAGACCGTGGTCGACTCCATGATGTTCGACGGTCTGTTCTGCTCCTTCGATGTCTGCGCAATGGGTGCGGGCACCGAGAAGTACGCCGCGTCGGCGGGATTGAGCCGAGAATCCCAGGACGCGTTCTCGGCCCAGTCGCACGCTCGTGCGGCCGCCGCCATCAAGAACGGGCTCTTCGATGACGAAATCGTGACGGTCGAGGTGCCCCAGCGTCGCGGCGACCCGTTGACGGTCTCGGTCGACGAAGGGGTACGCGTCGACACCACCGCCGAAAGCCTGGCCGGTCTCCGGCCTGCCTTCGACGCGTCGGGCAACATCACCGCAGGCAACGCCTCACAGATCTCCGACGGGGCCTCCGCCGTGGTCATGATGAGCAAGGCCAAGGCCGAGTCGGTCGGGGTCACCCCGTTGGGCGAAGTCGTTGGTTACGGCCAGATCGCCGGACCCGACACCTCACTGTTGACCCAACCGTCTCGCGCCATCGTCGATGCGCTCGAGCGGTCGTCGCTCACCCTCTCCGACCTGGGACTCTTCGAGCTGAACGAGGCATTCGCCGCGGTCGGCCTTGCCGCCATGGCCGATCTTGGCATCAGCGACGACGTGGTCAACGTCAACGGCGGAGCGATCGCCCTGGGGCACCCGATTGGGGCCTCCGGCAACCGTTTGGCACTCACGTTGTTGCACGAAATGCGGCGATCCGATGTCGACTACGGCGCTGCCGCCCTGTGCGGCGGTGGCGGGCAGGGCGATGCCGTGCTCCTAAAGAGCGTCAAATAA
- the recR gene encoding recombination mediator RecR produces MSVYARPVEVLIDELGRLPGIGPKSAQRIAFHLLKVDPIDARRLSDAINDMKELVSFCDRCFNVAEGEHCEICADTRRDQHVLCVVEEPKDIAAVEKTGAFNGRYHVLQGCINMLEGIGPDQLKIKELALRVATEDITEVILCMNPNIEGETTAGFIATKILAPFEITVTRLASGLPVGGDLEYADELTLGRALEGRRTFA; encoded by the coding sequence GTGAGCGTCTACGCCCGCCCCGTCGAAGTCCTCATCGACGAGCTCGGCCGGCTGCCCGGCATCGGGCCCAAGTCGGCCCAGCGCATCGCCTTCCATCTCCTGAAGGTCGATCCGATCGATGCCCGCCGCCTGTCGGACGCCATCAACGACATGAAGGAACTGGTCTCGTTCTGTGACCGCTGCTTCAACGTGGCCGAGGGCGAGCACTGCGAAATCTGCGCCGACACTCGACGGGATCAGCACGTCCTGTGTGTGGTCGAGGAACCGAAGGACATTGCGGCCGTCGAGAAGACCGGCGCCTTCAACGGCCGCTATCACGTGCTCCAGGGCTGCATCAACATGCTCGAGGGCATCGGGCCCGACCAACTCAAGATCAAGGAACTGGCGCTGCGGGTCGCCACCGAGGACATCACCGAAGTGATCCTCTGCATGAACCCGAACATCGAGGGCGAAACCACCGCCGGCTTCATCGCCACCAAGATCCTCGCCCCGTTCGAGATCACGGTCACGCGTCTCGCTTCGGGATTGCCGGTGGGCGGCGACCTCGAATATGCCGATGAGCTCACGCTCGGACGTGCGCTCGAGGGTCGTCGCACCTTCGCCTGA
- a CDS encoding YbaB/EbfC family nucleoid-associated protein gives MSDSVEPAGLDFGALLQQAQAMQEQMVAAQEAQAAQVVTGTAGGGKVSIEMTGGGQFVSVSIAPDVVDPDDVELLEELVLAALHNATSQVADLQQEAMGGIDLGGLDLGGLLGGS, from the coding sequence ATGAGCGATTCGGTCGAACCCGCAGGCCTCGATTTCGGAGCCCTGCTGCAGCAGGCGCAGGCCATGCAGGAGCAGATGGTCGCCGCCCAAGAGGCCCAGGCCGCCCAGGTGGTCACCGGCACCGCCGGTGGCGGCAAGGTGTCGATCGAAATGACCGGCGGCGGCCAGTTCGTGAGCGTGTCGATCGCTCCCGACGTGGTCGACCCCGACGATGTGGAACTCCTCGAGGAGCTCGTCCTCGCCGCCCTCCACAACGCCACCAGTCAGGTGGCCGACCTCCAGCAGGAGGCGATGGGCGGCATCGATCTCGGCGGTCTCGATCTCGGTGGGCTGCTCGGGGGATCGTGA
- the dnaX gene encoding DNA polymerase III subunit gamma/tau produces MAYQSLYRRYRSQNFAEIKGQSHVTKALQTAVAEGRHSHAYLFSGPRGTGKTSTARVLAKALNCENLTDGEPCGVCKSCVDIQNGTSFDLHELDAASNNKVDDIRELIGKVALGSPGRTKVYILDEVHMLTSGAENALLKTLEEPPEHVVFVLATTEPHKVVPTIRSRTQHFEFNLLPGDDLDQHLRYVIADAGLDIDEEGIEYALRQGGGSARDTLSALDLVAAAGGVPKGSDIGVELALAIGDGDAPGTIAAVERAIEAGREPRIIGETTVETLRNAFLASMGAPLTQLSETARKASTELADKLGPATITRSLEMLGQALVDMRQAPDQRVPLEVALLRLSRRDGADTAGLLQRIEQLEAQIAALAAGGVAAAPSTAPSGPAPQPAPTAPVPEAPAATRSATPAAPPPPSGAPPPPARRSAPAPTSPPASGGPADLARANLAETLNASAASAPASPSDATATPAPAATPPAAAPTPAPPPAPTPAAAAPSGTTKPFSIGTLTAALDAGLLDSVSQRARVRFAAASPTAADDGAGTATFAVPNNYYLPRCEDVRPEIETALLQHFGRAVTVIIEVDDNAPKAVRPPAADQPAAAPPPTPEIDDEDIGDINELETATNIAGSGIERLTQAFPGSQVIESFDSPL; encoded by the coding sequence GTGGCCTATCAGTCCCTCTACCGCCGCTACCGGTCGCAGAACTTCGCCGAGATCAAGGGCCAGTCCCATGTCACGAAGGCCCTACAGACGGCGGTCGCCGAGGGGCGGCACAGCCATGCCTATCTCTTCAGCGGTCCCCGTGGCACCGGCAAGACCAGCACCGCCCGTGTGCTCGCCAAGGCGCTGAACTGCGAGAACCTCACCGACGGCGAGCCTTGCGGTGTCTGCAAGAGTTGCGTCGACATCCAGAACGGCACCTCGTTCGACCTCCACGAACTCGACGCCGCGTCGAACAACAAGGTCGACGACATCCGGGAGCTGATCGGCAAGGTGGCACTCGGCTCACCGGGGCGAACAAAGGTGTACATCCTCGACGAGGTGCACATGCTCACGTCCGGGGCCGAGAACGCACTCCTGAAGACCCTCGAAGAGCCACCCGAGCATGTCGTGTTCGTGCTCGCCACCACCGAGCCGCACAAGGTCGTGCCCACGATCCGGAGTCGTACCCAACACTTCGAGTTCAACCTGCTGCCCGGCGACGACCTCGATCAGCACCTGCGCTACGTCATCGCCGACGCCGGGCTCGACATCGATGAAGAGGGCATCGAGTACGCCTTGCGACAGGGCGGCGGCTCGGCTCGCGACACGCTCTCGGCCCTCGATCTCGTCGCTGCCGCCGGCGGAGTCCCCAAAGGATCCGACATCGGGGTCGAACTGGCGCTCGCCATCGGCGACGGCGACGCACCCGGCACCATCGCGGCGGTCGAGCGGGCCATCGAGGCCGGCCGCGAGCCACGGATCATCGGCGAGACCACGGTGGAAACCCTACGCAATGCCTTCCTGGCATCGATGGGGGCGCCACTCACGCAGCTGAGCGAGACCGCCCGGAAGGCGTCGACCGAGCTGGCCGACAAGCTCGGCCCGGCCACCATCACCCGCTCGCTCGAGATGCTCGGGCAGGCGCTCGTCGACATGCGACAGGCACCCGACCAGCGGGTCCCGCTCGAGGTCGCACTCCTTCGCCTCTCGCGCCGAGACGGCGCCGACACCGCCGGCCTCCTCCAGCGCATCGAACAACTCGAAGCCCAGATCGCCGCGCTCGCTGCCGGTGGAGTCGCGGCGGCGCCCAGCACAGCGCCCTCCGGTCCTGCACCCCAACCTGCACCGACCGCCCCGGTCCCCGAGGCACCAGCGGCAACCCGATCCGCCACCCCCGCCGCACCGCCCCCGCCGTCGGGTGCTCCGCCACCACCCGCCCGTCGCTCGGCACCGGCCCCCACCTCGCCGCCGGCATCAGGAGGCCCGGCCGACCTCGCTCGGGCCAACCTGGCCGAAACCCTCAACGCGTCGGCTGCGTCAGCCCCCGCCTCGCCATCGGACGCCACGGCGACCCCGGCACCAGCGGCAACCCCTCCAGCCGCCGCACCGACACCCGCTCCCCCGCCGGCACCAACCCCGGCGGCGGCAGCGCCGAGTGGTACCACCAAGCCGTTCTCCATCGGCACCCTGACCGCGGCACTCGACGCCGGCCTGCTCGACTCGGTGTCCCAACGAGCTCGGGTCCGCTTTGCCGCCGCCTCGCCGACCGCCGCCGACGACGGTGCCGGCACGGCCACGTTCGCCGTGCCCAACAACTACTACCTCCCGCGTTGCGAAGACGTCCGCCCCGAGATCGAGACCGCGCTGCTCCAGCACTTCGGTCGTGCGGTCACCGTCATCATCGAGGTCGACGACAACGCCCCAAAAGCGGTGAGGCCACCGGCGGCTGACCAGCCGGCAGCGGCCCCGCCCCCAACCCCCGAGATCGATGACGAAGACATCGGCGACATCAACGAGCTGGAAACGGCCACCAACATCGCAGGGTCCGGTATCGAGCGCCTCACCCAGGCGTTCCCTGGCTCCCAGGTGATCGAGTCGTTCGACAGCCCGCTCTGA
- a CDS encoding MFS transporter yields MARIVSMIAPDRLGSDYRQMLASSWVTNLSDGVALAAGPLLVASQTRNPTLIAASAAMAWLPNLLVGLYAGVLADRLDRKRLIATANLARALVLGVLSVFIVTSTESVWVVLIALFLLGAAESFVDTSASSLLPMLVESDDIGVANARLMFGHITINRLIGPPLGAVLFTLGMVVPFVAQIVAVLAGAALVLTIAAPTIASPTVMSDGEGAGSSVRTEIVEGVRWLWRHPPIRTLTLTIITFNVTFGAAWSILVLYALERLGLGEIGFGLLTTVGAVGGLLGTTIYPRLERHLSLGNIMRIGLLIETFTHFGLAMTTSPWVALPIFFVFGAHEAVWGTVATTVRQRAVPPAFQGRVTSVYLTGVYSGLVIGAVVGGLIAGRWGVTGPFWFAFAGSVAILTTIWRQLDLIAHAGS; encoded by the coding sequence GTGGCCCGGATCGTGTCGATGATCGCGCCGGACCGTCTGGGGTCCGACTACCGCCAGATGCTGGCCTCATCGTGGGTCACGAACCTGAGCGATGGCGTCGCCCTTGCGGCCGGGCCCTTGCTCGTTGCGTCGCAGACCCGCAACCCGACGCTGATTGCAGCCTCCGCCGCGATGGCCTGGCTGCCGAACCTGCTGGTCGGGCTGTACGCCGGCGTGCTCGCCGATCGGCTCGACCGGAAACGGCTGATCGCCACCGCCAACCTCGCCCGGGCACTGGTGCTCGGCGTCCTGAGCGTGTTCATCGTGACGTCGACCGAGAGCGTCTGGGTGGTGCTCATCGCCCTGTTCCTGCTGGGGGCAGCCGAGTCGTTCGTCGACACGTCGGCGTCGTCTCTCCTTCCGATGCTGGTCGAGTCCGACGACATCGGGGTCGCCAACGCCCGGCTCATGTTCGGGCACATCACGATCAATCGGCTGATCGGCCCACCCTTGGGCGCCGTCCTGTTCACCCTCGGCATGGTGGTGCCGTTCGTCGCCCAGATCGTGGCCGTTCTCGCCGGTGCCGCGCTGGTCCTCACCATCGCCGCGCCGACCATCGCGTCACCGACCGTCATGTCGGACGGAGAAGGTGCGGGCAGCAGCGTGCGCACCGAGATCGTCGAAGGTGTCCGTTGGCTTTGGCGGCATCCGCCGATCCGGACACTCACGCTCACGATCATCACGTTCAACGTCACCTTCGGGGCGGCGTGGTCGATCCTCGTGCTATACGCGCTCGAGCGGCTCGGCCTGGGCGAGATCGGTTTCGGCCTCCTCACCACCGTCGGCGCCGTCGGCGGCCTGCTCGGGACCACGATCTACCCCCGACTGGAACGCCATCTCTCACTCGGCAACATCATGCGGATCGGTCTGCTGATCGAAACGTTCACGCACTTCGGGCTGGCGATGACGACCAGCCCATGGGTCGCACTCCCGATCTTCTTCGTGTTCGGCGCGCACGAGGCCGTCTGGGGAACGGTGGCCACGACGGTGCGTCAGCGGGCGGTCCCTCCCGCCTTCCAGGGCCGGGTGACCAGCGTGTACCTGACGGGCGTCTACAGCGGCCTCGTCATCGGCGCCGTCGTCGGCGGCCTGATCGCCGGGCGGTGGGGCGTGACCGGACCCTTCTGGTTCGCCTTCGCCGGCTCGGTCGCCATCCTGACCACGATCTGGCGCCAACTCGACCTCATCGCCCACGCGGGATCGTGA
- the tadA gene encoding tRNA adenosine(34) deaminase TadA, protein MTEPMSDAVPPAGAPTDEVPASQAATWFGVTDEHERVMRLAMAEAARALEHGDVPVGALVFQGEALISSRHNERELTGDPTAHAEVLALRDAAERLGRWRLDDCTLVVTLEPCLMCAGALLNARVASVIYGAADMKAGACLSLYNVGDDPRLNHRIDIVPGVLEAECAELLTSFFAPHR, encoded by the coding sequence GTGACCGAACCGATGTCCGATGCTGTACCTCCCGCCGGCGCCCCGACCGACGAGGTGCCGGCATCGCAGGCCGCCACCTGGTTCGGCGTGACCGACGAGCACGAGCGTGTGATGCGTCTGGCCATGGCCGAGGCAGCGCGAGCCCTCGAACATGGCGACGTGCCAGTGGGTGCCCTCGTGTTCCAAGGGGAGGCGCTGATCAGCTCCCGACACAACGAGCGTGAACTCACCGGTGATCCGACCGCGCACGCCGAGGTGTTGGCGCTGCGCGACGCGGCGGAACGACTCGGCCGCTGGCGGCTCGATGACTGCACGCTGGTCGTCACACTCGAACCGTGCCTGATGTGCGCTGGTGCGCTCCTGAACGCCCGGGTGGCGTCCGTGATCTACGGCGCCGCCGACATGAAGGCCGGGGCCTGTCTCAGCCTCTACAACGTCGGCGACGACCCGAGGCTCAACCACCGCATCGACATCGTGCCCGGCGTCCTCGAGGCCGAGTGCGCCGAACTACTCACGTCGTTCTTCGCCCCCCACCGCTGA